A window of Cellulomonas fimi contains these coding sequences:
- a CDS encoding prepilin peptidase — protein MTPLLVVGALLVGLAVGSFLNVVIWRVPRGESVVHPPSACPRCGRAIRPYDNVPVVSWLVLRGRCRDCGEPIAVRYPLVEAGTGVLFALAAWWTGPSWFLPALLYLLAISVALALIDIDTRRLPDAIVKPAYPVSLALLALASANPGGEADWAALLRAAVGGAAMFVAYLLMVLAYPRGMGWGDVKLAGVMGLYLGWVGWGALLIGWFAAFVLGGVFGLALIVVRRAGRKSSIPFGPWLLLGTLVGIVAGEAVWGAYLGAL, from the coding sequence GTGACGCCGCTCCTCGTCGTCGGCGCGCTGCTCGTCGGGCTGGCCGTCGGCTCGTTCCTCAACGTCGTCATCTGGCGCGTCCCGCGCGGCGAGTCCGTCGTGCACCCGCCCAGCGCGTGCCCGCGCTGCGGCCGGGCGATCCGCCCGTACGACAACGTGCCCGTCGTGTCGTGGCTCGTCCTGCGGGGCCGGTGCCGCGACTGCGGCGAGCCGATCGCGGTCCGGTACCCGCTCGTCGAGGCGGGCACGGGCGTGCTGTTCGCCCTCGCGGCGTGGTGGACCGGGCCGTCGTGGTTCCTGCCGGCGCTGCTGTACCTGCTCGCGATCTCCGTCGCGCTCGCGCTCATCGACATCGACACCCGGCGCCTGCCGGACGCGATCGTGAAGCCCGCCTACCCGGTGTCCCTCGCGCTGCTCGCGCTCGCGTCGGCGAACCCCGGCGGCGAGGCCGACTGGGCCGCGCTGCTGCGCGCCGCCGTCGGCGGCGCCGCGATGTTCGTGGCCTACCTGCTCATGGTCCTGGCGTACCCGCGCGGCATGGGGTGGGGCGACGTCAAGCTCGCCGGTGTCATGGGCCTGTACCTCGGCTGGGTCGGCTGGGGCGCGCTGCTGATCGGCTGGTTCGCGGCGTTCGTGCTCGGCGGCGTCTTCGGCCTGGCGCTGATCGTCGTGCGGCGCGCGGGCCGCAAGTCGAGCATCCCGTTCGGCCCGTGGCTGCTGCTCGGCACGCTCGTCGGCATCGTCGCCGGCGAGGCCGTGTGGGGCGCCTACCTCGGCGCCCTCTGA